The genomic stretch GTGAAAAATAAGACCCTCAAAGGATTAAGTGAAAATGACCGAATGACGCAGGTGATTGCATTATTGGCGCAGTTCAGCGAAGGTCTTGATGGTATAAAAGATGTTTTGAATAAAAACTAAAAACAAAAAAAACACTACTCAAAGTAGTGTTTTTTTGCTATTTGCCTGAATCACTTTGCAGTTCTTCTTCTAACAATTTTCTCCATTTTGCAAAAGTCGTTCTGCTGATGTTATACTTTGTCGACATAAAACTTGTAGAAAAACCATGTTTTTTTTGATAATTCAGAAGTTTCATCATGGTCTTCTTGTCGTACGTTTTAAGCTGCTGATTCGTTTTTGAAGTCTCTTTGTTTTGCTTAAAAAGCTTCTCGTTCAGCTTTAAAATATCTTCTGTAGAGTCTAGTTTGCACAGCTGTTCCCTTATTTTAGGGCATTTTAGCTTTTCCGGGTGCTGCTGTTGTAAGAGATCTTGGTAGATCCTGTTGTAATTTGGTCTCATAAAATATTGTGTGTTTCGTGGTGTTTATCTTTGCTTTTGAATCCAGCGATGTAGCGTGCTTTTCGGAATAGAATATTCTTTGATTACATCGGCCTGCGTCATTTCTCCGGATTCAATTTTGTCTAGGATGAAATTTTTTATTTCCTGAGTGTAAATATTTTTCCTAAACTGTGGTGTTTTTTCGCTCTTTGGTGCGTCGGTTTTATTTACTGCTGCAGGAGGTGCGTATAATATAAGATGTGAACTGTATAGCCTGAAAAAATCATATTCCAAAAGCTTGCTCCACCTCAAAAGAATATCAGTTTCTACAGATTTGCTTTCATATACTTTCTCTACAAATTCTTCATCCTTCGCAAGAAAATTGCAGATTCTTTCTATAGGAATGTTTTTATGATCTACCATCTCCTTGATGTACTTTCCTATATGTATGTTTTTATATAACATTTACTAATAATGGCTTTTTTTTAAATTAATCGCATTTTGGGTAGTAAAGGAATGAATATGAGCGCTGTGTAAAAAAATATGAAAATTCCTACATACTTTTGAATTGCTCAAAAAAGTGGCTACTTCATTACTTTACAATATCAACCGTTGATTTATTGTAAAAAATTGATTTTCAGTAATTTGTGTTTGTGATTGGGTTATAAACAGGATATACAGTATCATTTTAAATTTCAGGAGATTATTTTTATAAAAATTCATAAAGCTTACAATTTATTAGTTCTATGCAGATGTTGCTATGAATGTTTTAAAATAATATGATCAACTTGTAATTAAAAATTTTCTTGTTTATCCCTCAAAATTAAAAAAAAATACCGAGAAATCACTATTGTTTGTTTAGATAAATGTTAATAATAATTAATTTATGTTGAAAATAGACTGTTAAAAAATACTTTTAAAAGAGAAAATTAAAATTCATATTGCTTCTTTCTTATACATTTTCAATGCGATACAGTTTAGGGCGCTGATGAATATTTTTCATTGTTAATCTGATATTGATGAGAAGTCTTATTTTTGCCAAAAGAAAAATAAATTCTGTTTTGCGGATATTTCGTGAATTGTACTTCCTATCTGGTTTGATAAGGAATTTATATAATCTTTAATAATATTATAAAATTGTTTATGCAGTCTCTCGCCTTATTTGACTTTTCAAAAAAAATAAATTATAAAAATGAATTGCTGGCAGGGTTTACTGTTGCAATGACCATGATTCCGGAATCGCTTTCATTTGCAATTCTGGCAGGGCTTTCTCCGTTAACAGGGCTTTATGCAGCGTTCATGATGGGCTTGGTTACTGCGGTTTTTGGCGGTCGTCCCGGAATGGTCTCCGGTGGAGCAGGGGCAACAATTGTTGTTTTGATAGCTCTGATCAAGTCACATGGAATAGAATATCTGTTTGCAACTGTAATTTTAGCCGGAATTTTACAGCTTTTAGTAGGTGTTTTCAAATTAGGTAAATTTGTAAGATTAATTCCGCAACCTGTAATGTATGGTTTTTTGAATGGGTTGGCGGTTATCATTTTTATGGCTCAGGTCGAGCAATTCAAAATTGTAGATGCAAGCGGAGTTGTAAGCTGGCTGTATGGTTCATCATTATATATTATGTTGGGATTAACGGCTTTAACGATTGCGATTGTTTATTTCTTTCCAAAAATTACAAAAGTGGTTCCCGCTTCTTTAGTTGCGATATTAATTGTGTTTGGAATCGTTTTAGGCTTCGGAATTAATACTAAAACAGTCGCCGATATTGCGAATATAAGTGGCGGTTTGCCAAGTTTTCATATTCCTAAACTTCCTTTTTCTTTGGAAACTTTGCAAATCATTTTTCCTTACGCTTTAATTATGGCGGGTGTCGGTTTGATCGAATCTTTGCTGACTTTATCAATGGTTGATGAAATTACCAACTCGAAAGGAAGTGCCAATAAAGAATCTGTTGCTCAGGGTTTAGCCAATATTACCAACGGTTTTTTTGGAGGAATGGGAGGTTGTGCAATGGTTGCGCAGACTTTAGTTAATCTAAATGCAGGTTCCAGAGCTAGACTTTCAGGGATTATTGCTTCAATTACTATTTTAATTATCATTCTTGTCGGTGCACCGTTTATCGAAAAGATTCCAATGGCAGCTTTGGTTGGAGTCATGATGATGGTGGCAATCAGTACTTTTCAGTGGGTTTCAATACGAATTGTCAACAAGATGCCTAAATCTGATATTTTTGTCGGAATAACGGTTGCTTTAATCACCATTGTTCTTCATAATTTAGCATTAGCAGTTTTGGTAGGTGTAATTATTGCAGCGTTGGTTTTTGCTTGGGATAATGCCAAAAGAATTCGTGCAAGAAAGCATATTGATGAAAAAGGTGTCAAACATTACGAAATTTTCGGACCCTTGTTTTTCGGTTCTGTAACAGCTTTTACAGATAAATTTGATCCGGCAAATGATCCCGCTGAAGTTATTATAGACTTTAAAGAAAGCAGAATTGTCGATATGAGCGCTATTGATGCTTTAGACAAGCTTTCAAAAAAGTACAGCCAGCTCAATAAAAAACTATACTTAAAACATCTTAGCGAAGACTGCCGAAAAATGTTGAAAAATGCAGAAGCGGTAATCGAAGTTAATATTCAGGATGATCCTACTTACAAAGTAATGCCTGAGAAGTAGGAGCGTTTTTGAGTTTGAGGGTTGGAGTGTTTGAGAGTTGTGGTGTTTAAATTTGTCATTACGAGGAGCGGAGTGATGAGGCAATCTCATGAAAAAATCTTTAGAATTAAAATTCATTTAAAATTTTTTGGAAATAATTAATTCTCATTTTCTGTTAGAATACATAAATATAAAGTTAAAAGTAAAACTTAAAATCATTCGTCTTTAATTAAAATCTTAAAAAATCTTAAAAAAAATCAAGATTGAATGAAAAATTTTATCTTTGAGAGGAATTGATTATTAAAACACATCATGATGATTAAAAGATGTAAAATATTAAAAATCTTTTTCAATAAAGGCTAACATAATTAACTTATAATATTTTGAAAACAGATATTGACATTCATAGGCACGATCATTTTTCGTTTGATCTGTGGCTTACTTTAATAAAATCTCACCCTGAATTTAAAACAAAAAGAGTGGAGCTTTTTTCCTCTTTTTTTAACGTGGACAAACCTATTGAAGAAGTAGCAAAAGCAGTGAAATATTATGATGATCTCTGTAATACGATTAATGAGGTAATCGGTGGAAATGTGGATACGTTTGAGATTTATTTATTGATTTTAAACTCATTGAATGTCGATATAAAACAACTGAATCAGGATAATTTCAAAGAGTTTTATCAAAAAAGTGAAGATTTGTTTTTAGAATATAAACCTGTCGTGATTTTTAACGAATTACATAATTTTTTCGATGAAATTAAAAACCAGGGAAAAACAATCAATATTCTGAGCAATACAGGTTTTATCAAAGGTAAAACTATGCGTAAATTTTTGATTAATGAAAATCTCGATCAATACATCGATTTCCATATTTATTCTGACGAAATAAAATGCTCTAAACCCAATCCTTTGGTTTTTCAGGAAGTGAAAAATCAGATTAGAAATCAGGAAATTCAAATGGATCAGATTTTGCATATTGGCGATAATCCGATTGCTGATTATAAAGGCGCAAAAGATTTCGGATTCAGTGCACATCTACTCAAACACCAAATATAATATGAACAAGCGTTACAGTTTACATAAAATAGATTCTGCGGAAGAGTTTACTTTTTCGCCTGCCGAATATAGCTATTTCAAATATGGAGATAAATTTTTTGCGGAAAAATTTGCAAAAGAACTTTTTGAAGGGTTTATCGGCCAGCATCAGGAGATTTTAGATACCGATAAAGAAATTGTAGTATTGCCGAGTCCGTACATGGCGATTCCTACCGCTTCCAATTTCCTTTGTTTTTATTTTAAAAAACATCTTGACTTTTATCTTTTTCAAAAAGGAAAAAAGTCGAGCATCATTTCAAAAATCAATAGAAATCATACTTACACTACAGATTACGGAAATCTCAGTTTTGAAGACCGTAAAAGTTTGATTGCAAACGACACTTACTATTTAGATAAAGATTTTTTGAGAGAAAAACTGTGTATTTTTATCGATGATATCAAAATCACGGGAAGTCATGAATATACGGTAAATAAAATTCTCAATCAATATGCAGTAAACGCAGATTTTCTGTTTATGTATTACGCTGAACTTACGAATTTTGACATCGATCCTACCATTGAAAACTTCTTTAATTACTATACGGTAAAAGATGTTCAGGACGTTGTAAAGGTGATGGCTAAAGAAAGTTTTCAGTTTAATACGAGAATTGTAAAATATATTTTAGGGCTAAATTCAGAAAATTTTGAGTATCTTACCTCAAATGTAAAAAAACAGCATACAGATGATTTAATTGAGCTGGCCATCAGCAATAATTATCATTTAATAAAAGAATACGAAAATAACATAAATACTTTAACACAAACAGAAATCTATTATGGCAATTAACTTACAGAAAGGACAAAGAGAAAATATAAATGCACCAAAATTTACAATAGGTTTAGGTTGGGACGTAAATAATACTTCAACCGGTGGAGCTTTTGACCTTGATGCTTCTTTATTCCTGTTGAATGACAGCAAAAAATTGGTTTCTGATAACCATTTTATCTTTTATAACAATCTTGAATCTCCTGATAAAGCTGTAATTCACTCTGGTGATAATCTTACAGGTGACGGTGATGGTGATGATGAGCAAATCAAAATCGATTTAACGAAAATTGATGCTGCCGTACAAGAAATCACTGTTGTGGTAACCATTCACGATGCAGATGCAAGAAGACAAAACTTCGGACAGGTAAGAAATTCTTTCATCAGAATTTTCAATACAGAAACCAATGAAGAGATTTTAAAGTATGAATTAGACGAAGATTTCTCTATCGAAACAGCAGTAGAATTTGGAAGAATCTACAACAGAAATGGTGAATGGAAATTCGAAGCGGTAGGAAGCGGGCAGAGAGACGGTCTGGATAAATTTGTATCAATGTATCAATAATTAGTATTATGGATAATCAGAATAACCAAAACGATCCACTGGGATCAATTGAACCACTGAAAAGTTTTGATCCGACACCATCTATGAGTCAATCTCTTCAACCTGATCCTGCAGCTCCTGCAGTTTTGATGGATAGAGATGGAAACGTGAATCTAAATCAGATTCAGCAGCAGGATCGCGCAAAATACGAAATGGTTGCTAACGCAATTGATGAAACCAATCCGGGATCTATCGTCAACTTCGGTTCAGAATTACAGAAAACACTTGCCAACCAAAGTGATAGTTTCTTAAGCAACGTAAGAAGATCAAATTCTGGTGAAGTAGGAGAATTGATTAATAATTTATTGGTCGAGCTGAACTATGTAGACGTAGACGAAATCAATAACGGCGGAGTAAAAGGTTTTTTAAGCAAAATTCCTTTTATGAAAAAGATGTTGACGCAGGTTGACAATCTTTTTGCTAAATATGATAAGATCACAAATAATATCGACCAGATTTCACATAAAGTAAACGCCGGAATTATCACTTCAACGAAAGATAATGCGGTTTTACAGACTATTTTCGACAGCAATGTGAATTCCATTAAAGCTATTGAAGATCTGGTAATTGCCGGAAATTTAAGAATGGAAAAAGCTGCTTTGGAATTGGCAAATATGGAAGCAAATGTTCAGAATTTTGCAGACTACCAGATTGCTGATAAAAGAGATTTTATCAACAGATTAGACAGAAGATTGGCTGATCTGAAAGTGGTTCGTTTGATTATGATGCAATCACTTCCTCAAATCAGATTGGTGCAGAATAACAACGTTTCGATTGCTGAAAAAGCGCAGACGATTCTTACGACAACTTTACCGGTTTGGAAGAACCAGCTTTCTTTAGCAGTTGCAATGCACAGACAACAGCAGAATATTGAGATTCAGCAGAAAGTTTCGCAAACAACTGAAGATATTCTAAAGAAAAATGCAGAACGTTTGGGTCAGAATTCAAGAAATGTAGCAAGAGCAAACGAACAGACGATTGTTTCTGCTGAAACGTTGAAAGAAACTACTGCAATGTTGATTAATACCTTGAATGAAGTGAAACAGATTCAGAAACAAGGTACCGAAAGCAGAAGAAAACTGGATCAGGATCTTCAGACGTTGGAAAGCGAATTAAAAGCAAATATCAGAGGGTAATAAGACGGTAAAACGGTGAATGAAGAGGTTGCAATCATAATGTCTCAAAGCAAAAGAAGATTAACAAGGCTTAAACTTCTCGCTAATTTCTTTGAAAATATTGATATCATTGCGATTTATATCAAAACAGATATCATTCATAATCTATTCAACGAAAATCAGACGTTAGATTTTAATAAATTAGAGCTTTTTCACCTGCAATATACCGACAGTCTTATCGAATTGTTAACCAAAATAAAAAAGAAAAAGGAAAACGATTTGCTGGCTGTTATTAACGAAATTAATATCAACAACCGATACATTGCTTCTTTCGAAGAAAAAAAGACCGACAGTTTTGAAACCGACAGGAAGATCTACAGCGGGCTTTTTTCTGAACATCTGAGAAATCTGTATAAAGATCTTACAGAAAACAGAGCAACCCTAAATTGGAATGATGTGCTGTATTTCCATAAAAAATATGCTGCAGAATTTTACAGAACAGAAGTGGAACATGAAAAACTGAAGCCTCGATCTGTTCCGTTTTACCAGTATCAGGATTACTGTATCGAAAGAAAATTGTTGGGGAAACTCAATATACAGAATTTTAAAGTGCGTTTTGTCTGCGGTTATCGTATTGAACGAGATGAATATGAGCTGTTCAAAATTTTTCAGTCTGATGAGCATTTCATTTTTAATGTAGAAGAAAAAAAAATGTATTTGATTGATGATGAAGATTTATCGGCGTTAAATACCGATGAAAACGAATCTAATCAGATTACAATTATCAATCAGCTGAAAAGAAAAAATGAAGACCTCAACGAAACGATGGAATTTAAGAAAAAAGAGCTTTCACCGGAGGTAGAATTGGTTTTAAAAGATTATCTCAGAAATATTGAGAGCGTTGATATTATGAGCAAGATATTTGATGTGAACGAGGAAACCAATATTCTTCGGGCAATGCTTAATTTAAATTTAAATAATTAAAAAAGTAAAAAGTAAAAAGTAAAAAGTAAAAAGTAAAAAGTAAAAAAGTTTATAAAATTTATTTTCTACTCTATATTTTAAGTATGCAAATTTTCTTTGCTGAGTGAAACGCCTTTGCGAACGAAAATATGCAGAACGGATTTAACAAAAATCTTTGCGAGCTTTGCGTTTAAATTAAATTGAGCAATGAAGCAGAGATTCAAAAAATAACTAAACAAAAAGAAATAATGGCTATTAACTTACAAAAAGGTCAGAGAATAAACCTTACCAAAGAAAATGGAACTACACTTTCCCAGGCTTGTGTGGGAATCAACTGGGGGGCTATCGAGAAGAAAGGTTTCTTCGGTGGAACTTCAAAAGAAGCAGTAGACTTAGATGGAAGCTGTATTTTATATGATTCTACCAAAAATGCAACCGAAGTCATTTATTTCGGAAATCTAAAATCTAAAAACGGTTCTGTGAAGCACAGCGGTGATGATTTAACCGGTGACGTGAATGGTGACGACGGTTTAGATAACGAAGTAATCACAGTAGATTTTGCTAATTTAGATCCTGCAGTTGAGCATGTAGCAATGGTTTTGCACAGCTACAGAGGCCAGGATTTTGGAACGATTCCTTTTGCATCAATCAGAATTTACGAAGGTACGCCTACCAACGTAAGAGAAGTTTTTGCTAAATATGATATTGCCAATGATAAATCTTTCAGCGGACATGTATCAATGGTGATGGGAGTTTTCTATAAGAGAAATGGTGAATGGAAATTCAATGCGATCGGAGATGCTACTTCAGATAAAAAACTAGAGCAGACGGTACAGACCGTTCAGCAAAAATATTTGTAAAATCATAAAATAATGTCTGAAATTGTATTATTTTAGACAAACAATTATTAGCAATAACTGTATATTTACGGCTATTGCTTTTATCATATAATAAACATAATTAAAGTGGATCAACATCAAAGTATTTTAGAGCTGCATCCCGGTTTGGTCTGGGGATTTGCGATAACGGTTGTTATCATGTTACTTCTCGATTTGGGGGTATTCAACAAAAAAAGTCATGAAGTTTCTTCAAAAGAGGCTACAATATGGTCAGTAGTTTGGATCTCGCTGTCTATGATTTTTTCCGGAGTGGTCTATTGGGTTTTCAATACAGATGGCACTCCTGCAAGTCACGCTTTAGCGGTAGAAAAATTCACTCAATATCAGGCAGCGTATTGGATTGAGAAAGCACTGTCGGTGGATAATCTCTTCGTATTTATATTGGTTTTCGGATTTTTTAAAGTACCAAAATTCCTACATCACAAAGTTCTGTTCTGGGGAATTATCGGGGCGCTTATTTTCAGAGCGATCTTTATTTTTGCCGGAGTTGAATTGATCGATTTAACGTATTTACCAGAGATGAATGTCTTTGGTCATCCAGTAAAAATCAATGTTGTAATGACACTTTTTGGGCTATTCCTTATCTATGCAGGGATTAAATCTTGGGGTGACGGCGGAGATGATGACGATGAAGATTACAGCGATACAGCAGGTGCAAAATTAATCAAGAGTTTCTGGAAAGTTTCAGATAACTATGATGGAGACAAGTTTTTTACCGTTCAAAACGGAATCAAAATGGCAACACCGCTTTTAGTGGTTGTCGCAGTGATTGAATTTACAGATGTTCTTTTCGCAGTAGATTCTATCCCGGCTATCTTTGCGATCTCAAAAGATCCTTTCATCCTTTATACATCAAATATTTTTGCAATTTTAGGATTAAGATCTTTGTATTTCCTGTTGGCAAACTTCATTTACATGTTCAGCAAGCTACCTTATGGTTTGGCAATTATTTTAGCATTTATCGGTGTTAAGATGTTGATTGCACCTTGGTATCATATTTCATCTCCGGTTTCATTAGGAATTGTAGGTGGAGTTTTGGTGCTTTCGGTACTTATTTCTATCATGTTTCCCGATAAGAAAGATGATGAAGTAAAAGAATAACTAAAATAAAATTTAAACATACAAGGCTTTACAAATCGTAAAGCCTTTTT from Chryseobacterium indoltheticum encodes the following:
- a CDS encoding transposase: MLYKNIHIGKYIKEMVDHKNIPIERICNFLAKDEEFVEKVYESKSVETDILLRWSKLLEYDFFRLYSSHLILYAPPAAVNKTDAPKSEKTPQFRKNIYTQEIKNFILDKIESGEMTQADVIKEYSIPKSTLHRWIQKQR
- a CDS encoding SulP family inorganic anion transporter, which codes for MQSLALFDFSKKINYKNELLAGFTVAMTMIPESLSFAILAGLSPLTGLYAAFMMGLVTAVFGGRPGMVSGGAGATIVVLIALIKSHGIEYLFATVILAGILQLLVGVFKLGKFVRLIPQPVMYGFLNGLAVIIFMAQVEQFKIVDASGVVSWLYGSSLYIMLGLTALTIAIVYFFPKITKVVPASLVAILIVFGIVLGFGINTKTVADIANISGGLPSFHIPKLPFSLETLQIIFPYALIMAGVGLIESLLTLSMVDEITNSKGSANKESVAQGLANITNGFFGGMGGCAMVAQTLVNLNAGSRARLSGIIASITILIIILVGAPFIEKIPMAALVGVMMMVAISTFQWVSIRIVNKMPKSDIFVGITVALITIVLHNLALAVLVGVIIAALVFAWDNAKRIRARKHIDEKGVKHYEIFGPLFFGSVTAFTDKFDPANDPAEVIIDFKESRIVDMSAIDALDKLSKKYSQLNKKLYLKHLSEDCRKMLKNAEAVIEVNIQDDPTYKVMPEK
- a CDS encoding HAD family hydrolase, with the translated sequence MKTDIDIHRHDHFSFDLWLTLIKSHPEFKTKRVELFSSFFNVDKPIEEVAKAVKYYDDLCNTINEVIGGNVDTFEIYLLILNSLNVDIKQLNQDNFKEFYQKSEDLFLEYKPVVIFNELHNFFDEIKNQGKTINILSNTGFIKGKTMRKFLINENLDQYIDFHIYSDEIKCSKPNPLVFQEVKNQIRNQEIQMDQILHIGDNPIADYKGAKDFGFSAHLLKHQI
- a CDS encoding phosphoribosyltransferase family protein — translated: MNKRYSLHKIDSAEEFTFSPAEYSYFKYGDKFFAEKFAKELFEGFIGQHQEILDTDKEIVVLPSPYMAIPTASNFLCFYFKKHLDFYLFQKGKKSSIISKINRNHTYTTDYGNLSFEDRKSLIANDTYYLDKDFLREKLCIFIDDIKITGSHEYTVNKILNQYAVNADFLFMYYAELTNFDIDPTIENFFNYYTVKDVQDVVKVMAKESFQFNTRIVKYILGLNSENFEYLTSNVKKQHTDDLIELAISNNYHLIKEYENNINTLTQTEIYYGN
- a CDS encoding TerD family protein → MAINLQKGQRENINAPKFTIGLGWDVNNTSTGGAFDLDASLFLLNDSKKLVSDNHFIFYNNLESPDKAVIHSGDNLTGDGDGDDEQIKIDLTKIDAAVQEITVVVTIHDADARRQNFGQVRNSFIRIFNTETNEEILKYELDEDFSIETAVEFGRIYNRNGEWKFEAVGSGQRDGLDKFVSMYQ
- a CDS encoding toxic anion resistance protein encodes the protein MDNQNNQNDPLGSIEPLKSFDPTPSMSQSLQPDPAAPAVLMDRDGNVNLNQIQQQDRAKYEMVANAIDETNPGSIVNFGSELQKTLANQSDSFLSNVRRSNSGEVGELINNLLVELNYVDVDEINNGGVKGFLSKIPFMKKMLTQVDNLFAKYDKITNNIDQISHKVNAGIITSTKDNAVLQTIFDSNVNSIKAIEDLVIAGNLRMEKAALELANMEANVQNFADYQIADKRDFINRLDRRLADLKVVRLIMMQSLPQIRLVQNNNVSIAEKAQTILTTTLPVWKNQLSLAVAMHRQQQNIEIQQKVSQTTEDILKKNAERLGQNSRNVARANEQTIVSAETLKETTAMLINTLNEVKQIQKQGTESRRKLDQDLQTLESELKANIRG
- a CDS encoding TerD family protein, encoding MAINLQKGQRINLTKENGTTLSQACVGINWGAIEKKGFFGGTSKEAVDLDGSCILYDSTKNATEVIYFGNLKSKNGSVKHSGDDLTGDVNGDDGLDNEVITVDFANLDPAVEHVAMVLHSYRGQDFGTIPFASIRIYEGTPTNVREVFAKYDIANDKSFSGHVSMVMGVFYKRNGEWKFNAIGDATSDKKLEQTVQTVQQKYL
- a CDS encoding TerC/Alx family metal homeostasis membrane protein, yielding MDQHQSILELHPGLVWGFAITVVIMLLLDLGVFNKKSHEVSSKEATIWSVVWISLSMIFSGVVYWVFNTDGTPASHALAVEKFTQYQAAYWIEKALSVDNLFVFILVFGFFKVPKFLHHKVLFWGIIGALIFRAIFIFAGVELIDLTYLPEMNVFGHPVKINVVMTLFGLFLIYAGIKSWGDGGDDDDEDYSDTAGAKLIKSFWKVSDNYDGDKFFTVQNGIKMATPLLVVVAVIEFTDVLFAVDSIPAIFAISKDPFILYTSNIFAILGLRSLYFLLANFIYMFSKLPYGLAIILAFIGVKMLIAPWYHISSPVSLGIVGGVLVLSVLISIMFPDKKDDEVKE